Proteins from one Candidatus Desulfovibrio trichonymphae genomic window:
- the glmU gene encoding bifunctional UDP-N-acetylglucosamine diphosphorylase/glucosamine-1-phosphate N-acetyltransferase GlmU has protein sequence MPDKAALVLAAGKGTRMHSDRPKVLQTLLGEYMLAYVLAALRPHFGDDVWVVAGHQAQMLQAAFPDRRFVMQAEQLGTGHALMQAMPTLAGAGCRHILLVNGDAPLLDEHLVRIFLEKAEGADIAFASIVLDSPGAYGRVLREGGQVRAVVEAKDCDAPANGAQIHEVNAGMYLLDLALVAELLPCLTCANRSGEYYVTDLIALAATKGHSVRAVECGKDESFLGVNSPLELARMEELLRARVAERLLQSGVLLHAPDMARVSPFARIEPGAELTGPCEIAGRSEVRRGARVASHCVVLDSVIEEGAELRQFSHLEGARVGVGATVGPFARLRSGAVIAANAHVGNFVEVKNARLGEGAKANHLTYLGDADVGAGANIGAGTITCNYDGSHKYKTIIGEKAFIGSNTALVAPVSVGAGALVGAGSVITKDVPEGDMSIARGKQKNLPRKKV, from the coding sequence ATGCCGGACAAGGCAGCTCTTGTTTTAGCGGCCGGCAAGGGCACGCGCATGCATTCCGACAGGCCGAAGGTTTTGCAGACCCTTCTCGGCGAATACATGCTCGCTTATGTGCTTGCCGCATTGCGCCCGCATTTTGGCGACGATGTCTGGGTAGTTGCAGGTCATCAGGCGCAAATGCTTCAGGCTGCCTTTCCGGATCGGCGTTTTGTCATGCAGGCCGAGCAACTCGGCACAGGCCATGCTCTGATGCAAGCCATGCCGACGCTTGCCGGGGCGGGCTGCCGTCATATTTTGCTGGTTAACGGCGACGCGCCGTTGCTCGACGAACATCTGGTCCGCATCTTTCTTGAGAAAGCCGAGGGTGCGGATATTGCCTTTGCGAGCATTGTGCTGGATAGCCCCGGCGCGTATGGCCGCGTGTTGCGCGAGGGGGGGCAGGTGCGCGCCGTTGTGGAGGCTAAAGATTGCGACGCTCCGGCAAACGGCGCACAGATTCATGAAGTCAACGCCGGCATGTACCTGCTTGATCTGGCCCTTGTGGCGGAACTTCTGCCCTGCCTTACCTGTGCCAACAGGAGCGGAGAATACTATGTCACTGATTTGATTGCCCTGGCTGCGACAAAAGGACACAGCGTTCGCGCTGTGGAATGCGGCAAGGATGAAAGTTTTCTGGGCGTCAATTCGCCGCTGGAGCTTGCGCGTATGGAAGAACTGCTCCGTGCCCGCGTTGCTGAGCGTCTTTTGCAGTCAGGCGTCCTGCTTCATGCGCCGGATATGGCGCGTGTTTCTCCGTTCGCGCGCATAGAGCCGGGTGCCGAACTGACAGGACCTTGTGAAATTGCGGGCCGGTCAGAGGTGCGGCGCGGGGCGCGTGTCGCTTCGCATTGTGTTGTGCTCGACAGCGTGATTGAAGAAGGGGCCGAACTGCGTCAATTCTCACATCTTGAGGGTGCGCGCGTGGGTGTGGGCGCGACTGTGGGGCCGTTTGCGCGTTTGCGCTCCGGTGCTGTCATTGCGGCGAACGCGCATGTTGGCAATTTTGTTGAGGTAAAGAATGCCCGCCTTGGTGAGGGTGCCAAGGCCAATCACCTGACCTATCTTGGAGACGCTGATGTCGGCGCGGGCGCGAACATCGGCGCGGGAACCATCACCTGCAATTACGACGGCAGCCATAAATATAAGACCATCATTGGGGAAAAGGCCTTTATCGGCAGCAATACTGCGCTGGTTGCCCCTGTCAGCGTCGGCGCCGGGGCTCTTGTCGGCGCTGGTTCCGTCATTACCAAAGACGTGCCTGAAGGTGATATGTCCATCGCCCGCGGAAAGCAAAAAAATCTGCCGCGCAAAAAAGTTTGA
- the rny gene encoding ribonuclease Y produces MDVLSVLIAAVAVLVGGTAGAVLYRRMTCKRIGDADALAKRIVEEARKEAQAQKKEILLEGQNDLFNQKREIENEFKEREREVKGRERKLEEMSGRLEEKLEKATEKERDLLQSEKELSRKERQLAESEEFLQTRIGEQEQRLSQIAGLTPEEAKERLFAEIEAKTRHESARMIRQIEMQAHESADRRAKEILCNVIQRYAGDFVNEQTVTAVTLPSEDMKGRIIGREGRNIRALEAATGVDLIIDDTPETVILSAYSPLRRQVAKMALERLIQDGRIHPARIEDIVQKCEQEMDAKVREIGEQATFDAGVHGIHTEIIRLLGQLRYRTSFTQNVLQHSLEVSALCGMMAAELGMDVKKAKRAGLLHDIGKAVDHEVEGPHALIGADLAKKYSESQDIIHAVAAHHEDQHPSTALAVLVQAADSISGARPGVRKELLENYVKRLEELEGIAISFEGVSKAYAIQAGREIRVIVDSDNVDDDATYMLCKDIAKKIEKNLTYPGQIRVTVIRERRAVDFAK; encoded by the coding sequence ATGGATGTGTTGTCTGTTCTCATAGCTGCGGTGGCCGTGCTGGTAGGCGGGACTGCGGGCGCTGTTCTGTACCGGCGTATGACCTGCAAGCGCATCGGCGATGCCGATGCGCTTGCGAAACGCATAGTGGAGGAAGCGCGCAAGGAGGCCCAGGCCCAGAAGAAGGAGATTCTGCTTGAGGGGCAGAATGATCTGTTTAATCAGAAGCGTGAAATTGAAAATGAATTCAAGGAACGCGAACGTGAAGTCAAGGGCCGTGAGCGTAAATTGGAAGAAATGAGCGGTCGCCTGGAAGAAAAGCTTGAAAAGGCCACTGAAAAAGAACGCGATCTGCTGCAATCTGAAAAGGAGCTGTCGCGCAAGGAGCGCCAGCTGGCTGAATCCGAAGAGTTTTTGCAGACGCGCATAGGGGAGCAGGAGCAGCGTTTGTCACAAATTGCTGGGCTGACCCCAGAAGAGGCAAAAGAACGTCTTTTTGCGGAGATAGAGGCAAAAACGCGGCACGAGTCTGCCCGCATGATACGGCAGATTGAAATGCAGGCACATGAAAGCGCTGACCGCAGGGCCAAGGAAATACTTTGCAACGTCATTCAGCGTTACGCAGGCGATTTTGTCAATGAGCAGACAGTCACCGCTGTGACTTTGCCGAGCGAAGACATGAAGGGCCGCATCATCGGCCGGGAAGGGCGCAACATTCGCGCCTTGGAGGCCGCCACCGGTGTTGATCTGATTATTGACGACACGCCGGAGACGGTTATTCTTTCCGCTTACAGCCCGTTGCGCCGTCAGGTGGCCAAGATGGCGCTTGAGCGTTTGATCCAGGACGGGCGTATTCACCCTGCCCGTATTGAAGACATTGTGCAGAAATGCGAGCAGGAAATGGACGCTAAAGTGCGCGAGATCGGCGAACAGGCTACCTTTGACGCCGGGGTGCACGGCATTCATACTGAAATTATTCGTCTTCTCGGACAGTTGCGTTATAGAACTTCATTTACGCAGAATGTATTGCAACATTCGCTTGAAGTTTCGGCCTTGTGTGGTATGATGGCGGCGGAACTCGGTATGGACGTTAAAAAAGCCAAACGTGCGGGTTTGCTGCACGACATCGGCAAGGCCGTGGATCATGAGGTTGAAGGGCCACATGCCCTTATCGGCGCGGATCTGGCCAAAAAATACAGTGAAAGCCAGGATATCATCCACGCCGTCGCCGCCCATCATGAAGATCAGCATCCCTCCACAGCTCTGGCGGTGCTGGTGCAGGCGGCGGATTCCATATCCGGCGCGCGTCCGGGAGTCCGCAAGGAATTGCTTGAAAATTATGTCAAACGACTGGAGGAACTGGAGGGCATAGCCATCAGCTTTGAAGGCGTGTCCAAGGCGTATGCCATTCAGGCCGGGCGCGAGATTCGCGTTATTGTCGATTCCGATAATGTGGACGACGACGCCACCTATATGCTCTGCAAGGACATTGCAAAAAAAATAGAAAAAAATCTTACTTACCCAGGGCAGATTCGCGTAACTGTCATACGCGAGCGACGTGCCGTGGATTTTGCTAAATAG
- the zapA gene encoding cell division protein ZapA, which produces MSENINLAVLGLEVAFRPGADIERVQSAVRLLEERFAELRLHGGQSREALLTFLALGLADDVLQSQKKLGDVQSRVTAMLSLIEKTG; this is translated from the coding sequence GTGAGTGAAAACATTAATCTTGCCGTTCTTGGCCTTGAAGTGGCATTCAGGCCCGGTGCAGATATAGAGCGTGTGCAAAGCGCTGTGCGTCTGCTGGAGGAACGCTTTGCTGAACTGAGGTTACATGGGGGGCAGAGCAGAGAAGCCCTGTTGACGTTTCTGGCCTTGGGGTTGGCGGACGATGTGCTGCAATCGCAGAAAAAGCTGGGTGATGTGCAAAGTCGCGTCACTGCCATGCTTTCCCTGATAGAAAAGACCGGATAA
- the zapB gene encoding cell division protein ZapB, with protein MEIFEQLEKHITGLLTKFDNLKAENARFRAEVAEAATKKTELEEENRTLRASLAQAGNTRAEALKRLDDLLRKIEEHESIE; from the coding sequence ATGGAAATTTTTGAACAGTTGGAAAAGCACATAACCGGACTTTTGACGAAATTTGACAATCTGAAGGCGGAGAACGCGCGTTTTCGTGCTGAAGTCGCCGAGGCGGCTACAAAAAAAACTGAACTGGAAGAAGAAAACCGTACATTGCGGGCTTCGCTTGCCCAGGCGGGGAACACTCGCGCCGAGGCGCTGAAGCGTCTTGACGACCTGCTGCGCAAGATTGAGGAGCATGAAAGCATTGAGTAG
- the gmk gene encoding guanylate kinase has translation MQREGIALVVSAPSGAGKTTLISRLISEFPHFAFSVSCTTREPRRGETDGQNYIFLSRDEFERRRSESYFAEWAEVYGNLYGTPLVPVRQLLRKGQDVIFDIDVQGAAQLKLSLPTAVFVFILPPDMENLERRLRGRGQDDETTIARRLATARKEISEARWYDALVVNDDLDHAYDALRTVYLASALAPVRNPLVVEALLAR, from the coding sequence ATGCAACGTGAAGGCATAGCCTTGGTAGTGAGCGCGCCTTCGGGCGCGGGCAAGACAACGCTGATCAGCCGGCTGATCAGTGAATTTCCGCATTTCGCCTTTTCTGTCTCCTGCACCACGCGCGAGCCGCGTCGGGGGGAAACAGACGGGCAAAATTACATATTTTTGAGCCGTGACGAATTTGAGCGGCGTAGGTCCGAAAGTTATTTTGCTGAATGGGCCGAAGTGTATGGCAATCTTTACGGAACGCCCCTGGTGCCGGTGAGGCAACTGTTGCGCAAGGGGCAGGATGTAATTTTCGATATTGATGTGCAGGGCGCGGCGCAGTTGAAACTTTCGCTTCCCACAGCTGTTTTTGTGTTTATCCTGCCTCCTGATATGGAAAATCTTGAGCGCCGCCTGCGTGGACGGGGGCAGGACGACGAGACAACCATCGCGCGCCGTCTCGCGACCGCGCGCAAAGAGATATCCGAGGCTCGCTGGTACGATGCGCTTGTGGTCAATGACGATCTTGATCATGCCTACGACGCTCTACGGACCGTCTATCTGGCGTCCGCCCTAGCGCCGGTTCGCAATCCGCTTGTGGTGGAAGCACTGCTCGCCCGCTGA
- the pyrF gene encoding orotidine-5'-phosphate decarboxylase: MAQLIVALDVPDKDRALALARELRGIVPWCKVGLELFTLAGPSVLEALNTLGYKVFLDLKMYDIPNTVGRAVLAAALAGVDMLTLHCQGGERMCATARESLSAAPGAPPLLFGVTALTSFMSGEMPGIDAQPADFALALALKAQEWRLDGIVCSGREAAKIKAACPRLRCLCPGIRLSGSAAGDQRRVVTPAEAVAEGVDFLVVGRPIVASSSPANAVRQILAEMTI, translated from the coding sequence GTGGCTCAGCTCATTGTCGCTCTGGATGTGCCTGACAAAGACAGGGCGCTTGCCCTTGCCCGTGAACTGCGGGGCATTGTTCCTTGGTGCAAGGTGGGGCTTGAGCTGTTCACCTTGGCCGGGCCTAGTGTGCTTGAAGCGCTTAATACACTGGGATATAAAGTTTTTCTTGATCTGAAAATGTATGATATCCCGAACACTGTGGGGCGTGCCGTGCTCGCGGCGGCGTTGGCGGGCGTGGATATGTTGACGCTGCACTGTCAGGGCGGGGAGAGAATGTGCGCGACGGCGCGCGAAAGCCTGTCAGCCGCGCCGGGAGCCCCCCCCCTGCTTTTCGGCGTGACGGCTCTGACAAGCTTTATGTCGGGAGAAATGCCGGGCATTGACGCGCAGCCTGCGGATTTTGCCCTTGCGCTGGCACTGAAGGCGCAGGAGTGGCGTCTTGACGGTATCGTGTGTTCCGGTCGGGAAGCCGCAAAAATCAAGGCCGCCTGTCCGCGGCTGCGTTGTCTGTGCCCCGGCATTCGGCTGTCGGGATCGGCGGCAGGTGATCAGCGGCGCGTTGTGACGCCGGCGGAAGCCGTGGCGGAAGGGGTTGATTTTTTGGTGGTCGGCAGGCCCATTGTGGCATCTTCGTCGCCTGCCAATGCGGTGCGGCAAATTTTGGCGGAAATGACCATATAA
- a CDS encoding NAD+ synthase: MRCALLQINSTVGDIAGNLERIVDAFQAATRNGAQLCVTPELALVGYPPRDLLLYQAFVEEAECAVLTLTQRTAASDCALVVGTVGRNANGVGKPVHNQAVFIHRGIVMARYAKRLLPTYDVFDEARYFEPGNAPRVIACGGLRVALTVCEDIWNDSAFRTWPAYSLEPLAGHPPFDLLVNLSASPFTVGKQRLREEMLTALVRKYGVHALYVNSVGGNDDLIFDGRSMHVSRDGAVLSRAPGFMEDVLCVDIAAPGSSLAEDDFTPESEMWRALVLGVRDYCAKTGQSRVLLGLSGGIDSALTAAIACEAMGPENVHCVLLPSPYSSEDSLVDAKTLARNLSMRVTTLPIEPVMRACDAVLAQTFAGRAPDVTEENLQARIRGCLLMAIANKFGKLLLTTGNKSEISVGYCTIYGDMCGALAVIGDVYKTEVFRLCRWLNTRGRACIPENILLKPPSAELRPNQTDQDSLPPYDELDAILRCLLEERLCTDAVVAAGHARKVVARVALLVRAAEFKRRQAAPVLKITRQAFGIGWRIPIASRHIL, from the coding sequence ATGCGTTGCGCGCTTTTGCAGATCAATTCCACAGTCGGCGATATCGCCGGTAACTTGGAACGCATAGTTGACGCCTTTCAGGCCGCAACGCGCAACGGCGCGCAGTTGTGCGTCACGCCTGAGCTTGCGCTTGTCGGCTATCCGCCCCGTGATCTGCTGCTGTATCAGGCTTTTGTTGAGGAGGCGGAGTGCGCCGTTCTCACGCTCACCCAGCGGACGGCGGCGTCAGATTGCGCTCTTGTTGTGGGCACAGTGGGCCGCAACGCCAATGGCGTGGGCAAACCTGTGCATAATCAGGCTGTTTTTATTCACCGGGGCATTGTCATGGCGCGCTATGCCAAGCGATTGCTCCCCACCTACGACGTTTTTGATGAGGCGCGTTATTTTGAGCCCGGCAATGCCCCGCGCGTGATCGCCTGCGGCGGTCTTCGCGTGGCGCTCACCGTGTGCGAGGACATCTGGAATGACAGCGCGTTCAGAACCTGGCCCGCGTATTCCCTTGAACCTTTGGCCGGGCATCCGCCTTTTGACCTGCTTGTCAATCTGTCCGCTTCGCCCTTTACCGTCGGCAAGCAGAGACTGCGGGAAGAGATGTTGACGGCGCTCGTCCGCAAGTACGGCGTTCATGCGCTCTATGTCAACAGCGTGGGCGGCAATGATGATTTGATTTTTGACGGCCGTAGCATGCATGTCAGCCGCGACGGGGCGGTACTTTCGCGGGCGCCCGGATTTATGGAGGACGTTCTGTGCGTGGATATTGCCGCGCCAGGCTCCTCACTTGCCGAAGACGATTTTACGCCGGAGTCCGAAATGTGGCGGGCACTTGTTCTGGGCGTGCGAGACTACTGCGCGAAAACAGGGCAGTCCCGTGTGCTTCTCGGGCTTTCTGGCGGCATAGATTCCGCTTTGACGGCGGCGATCGCCTGTGAGGCGATGGGACCGGAAAATGTGCACTGCGTGCTGCTGCCTTCGCCGTATTCCAGCGAAGACAGTCTTGTCGACGCAAAGACCCTTGCCCGCAATCTCAGCATGCGCGTCACAACTCTGCCTATTGAACCGGTCATGCGAGCCTGTGACGCCGTACTTGCGCAGACATTTGCCGGGCGCGCACCTGATGTGACGGAGGAAAACTTGCAGGCGCGGATACGGGGCTGTCTGCTCATGGCCATTGCCAACAAATTCGGCAAACTTTTGTTGACAACAGGAAATAAATCTGAAATTTCAGTTGGATATTGTACCATTTATGGGGATATGTGCGGAGCACTCGCTGTGATAGGCGACGTATACAAGACAGAGGTCTTTCGCCTATGTCGCTGGCTTAATACGCGGGGCCGCGCCTGCATTCCAGAGAATATTCTGCTGAAACCGCCTTCTGCGGAACTGCGTCCGAATCAAACTGATCAGGACAGCCTACCCCCGTATGACGAGCTCGACGCCATCCTACGCTGTCTGCTTGAAGAACGCCTGTGCACGGATGCAGTTGTTGCCGCCGGGCATGCCAGAAAGGTTGTCGCCAGGGTGGCGTTGCTTGTGCGCGCGGCGGAATTCAAGCGCCGTCAGGCCGCGCCTGTGTTGAAAATCACGCGTCAGGCTTTCGGCATAGGCTGGCGCATACCCATTGCCAGTCGGCATATATTATAA
- the clpB gene encoding ATP-dependent chaperone ClpB, protein MDISRFTDKAREAVSDAQTLAAGMGHQETDAEHLAFVLARQDNGIVPRILEHAGIQPKAFAVAVETALRKRPQISGGGVDSTKIIITPRLAKVLGEAQNEAKRLKDEYVSVDHLFAALVGVEPSSPLGQTLKEYGVTRARFVMAMEELRGSARVTSPNPEGTFEALDKYARDLVEAAHQGKMDPVIGRDAEIRRVIRILSRRTKNNPVLIGEAGVGKTAIVEGLAFRIVKGDVPEGLKGRKLFALDMGALIAGAKYRGEFEERLKAVLGEVEKSEGRIILFIDELHTIVGAGRTEGSMDAGNLLKPMLARGELHCIGATTVDEYRKYIEKDPALERRFQPVMVDEPTVEDSISILRGLKERFEVHHGVRISDSAIVDAVTLSHRYISDRQLPDKAIDLIDEAAAMIRTEIDSLPADLDEANRKVMQLEIEREALRRETDEASRERLQRLENELADLRGEQTAMREQWKNEKGSIDTVRKIKGQIEQTRLAIEQAEQAYDLTRAAELKYSKLLDLQKKLAQFSGGDVGDAPRLLREEVRPDDVAEIVARWTGIPVARLVESEREKLLKLADELHKRVIGQDEAVSAVADAVLRARAGLSDPCRPTGSFIFLGPTGVGKTELCKTLAEALFDTEDNMVRLDMSEYMEKHSVSRLIGAPPGYVGYDEGGQLTEAVRRKPYSVILFDEIEKAHPDVFNTLLQMLDDGRLTDSQGRTVDFRNSIVIMTSNIGSLHLLEGISPDGALEDGAREQVMEALRAHFRPEFLNRVDETVVFLPLRREQIARIVDLQLARLRLRLEERKISLVMTDVARDFIAVAAYDPVYGARPIKRYVQQRVETPLAREILAGNICDGQDVTVDVKDEEFIFGSY, encoded by the coding sequence ATGGACATCAGCAGATTTACGGACAAAGCCCGCGAAGCGGTGAGCGACGCGCAAACTCTGGCCGCCGGCATGGGCCATCAGGAAACTGACGCCGAGCATCTGGCGTTTGTTCTTGCTCGGCAGGATAACGGTATTGTGCCCCGTATTCTCGAACACGCGGGCATACAGCCCAAAGCGTTTGCCGTTGCGGTGGAAACGGCGTTGCGCAAGCGTCCGCAGATTTCGGGCGGCGGCGTGGATTCGACAAAAATCATAATCACCCCGCGTCTGGCAAAAGTGCTGGGTGAGGCACAGAACGAGGCAAAACGTCTGAAAGACGAATACGTGAGTGTGGATCATCTCTTCGCCGCACTTGTCGGCGTGGAGCCGTCTTCTCCGCTTGGGCAGACGCTGAAAGAATACGGCGTCACCCGCGCGAGATTTGTCATGGCCATGGAGGAATTGCGCGGCAGCGCGCGCGTGACAAGTCCCAATCCCGAAGGCACGTTTGAGGCCCTTGACAAATACGCCCGCGATCTTGTCGAGGCCGCGCATCAGGGCAAAATGGACCCGGTTATTGGCCGTGATGCGGAAATACGCCGTGTCATACGCATTCTTTCACGACGCACCAAGAACAATCCTGTGCTGATCGGCGAGGCGGGCGTGGGTAAAACCGCCATTGTCGAGGGGCTTGCCTTTCGCATTGTCAAGGGAGACGTGCCGGAAGGCTTGAAAGGGCGTAAATTATTCGCGCTGGACATGGGCGCGCTGATTGCGGGTGCGAAATACCGGGGAGAATTTGAAGAGCGCCTCAAGGCCGTACTCGGCGAAGTGGAAAAAAGCGAAGGCAGGATCATTCTGTTTATTGACGAGTTACACACCATTGTGGGTGCCGGCAGAACAGAAGGCTCCATGGACGCAGGCAATCTGCTCAAACCCATGCTGGCGCGCGGCGAGCTGCATTGCATCGGCGCCACCACTGTGGATGAATACCGCAAATATATTGAAAAAGACCCGGCGCTTGAACGGCGTTTTCAGCCGGTGATGGTGGATGAGCCTACGGTGGAGGACTCCATTTCCATCCTGCGCGGCCTGAAAGAACGTTTTGAGGTGCACCACGGGGTGCGCATCAGCGATTCGGCCATTGTGGATGCCGTGACGCTTTCGCACCGTTATATTTCAGATAGACAGCTGCCGGACAAGGCCATTGACCTGATTGACGAAGCCGCCGCCATGATACGCACGGAGATTGACTCCTTGCCGGCCGATCTGGACGAAGCCAATCGTAAAGTCATGCAGCTGGAAATTGAACGCGAGGCCCTGCGCCGTGAAACGGACGAGGCTTCGCGCGAACGCCTTCAGCGACTGGAGAACGAGCTTGCCGATCTGCGTGGTGAGCAGACCGCCATGCGTGAACAGTGGAAAAATGAAAAGGGTTCCATAGATACGGTGCGGAAGATCAAGGGACAGATTGAGCAGACGCGTCTTGCCATTGAGCAGGCCGAACAGGCCTATGATCTCACCAGAGCGGCTGAACTCAAGTATTCAAAATTGCTTGATTTGCAGAAAAAACTGGCTCAGTTTTCCGGTGGCGATGTCGGCGATGCCCCGCGCCTGTTGCGTGAAGAAGTGCGGCCTGACGACGTGGCGGAAATTGTGGCCAGATGGACGGGTATTCCGGTTGCGCGGCTGGTTGAGTCTGAACGCGAAAAATTGTTGAAGCTCGCCGATGAGCTGCATAAGCGTGTCATTGGCCAGGACGAGGCTGTGAGCGCGGTGGCCGACGCTGTGCTTCGCGCGCGGGCAGGGCTGTCCGATCCGTGTCGGCCGACCGGCTCCTTTATTTTTCTGGGTCCGACCGGCGTGGGCAAGACAGAGCTTTGCAAAACGCTTGCCGAGGCGTTGTTTGACACTGAAGATAATATGGTGCGCCTTGACATGAGCGAATATATGGAAAAACATTCCGTGTCGCGGCTTATCGGCGCGCCCCCCGGTTATGTGGGCTATGACGAGGGTGGGCAGTTGACCGAAGCGGTGCGCCGCAAACCCTATTCCGTCATTTTATTTGATGAAATTGAAAAAGCGCATCCCGATGTCTTCAACACGCTTTTGCAGATGCTTGATGACGGCCGCCTGACGGACAGTCAGGGACGTACGGTGGATTTTCGCAACAGCATTGTGATTATGACCTCCAACATCGGCTCCCTGCATCTGCTCGAAGGCATATCTCCGGACGGCGCGCTGGAAGACGGCGCGCGGGAGCAGGTTATGGAGGCTTTGCGCGCTCATTTTCGTCCAGAATTTTTGAACCGCGTGGATGAAACCGTGGTTTTCCTGCCGCTGAGGCGTGAGCAAATCGCGCGTATTGTGGATTTGCAGCTTGCCCGCTTGCGTTTGCGGCTTGAGGAGCGCAAGATCAGTCTTGTCATGACGGACGTTGCGCGTGACTTCATTGCCGTGGCGGCGTATGATCCTGTTTACGGCGCACGTCCGATCAAACGTTACGTGCAGCAGCGTGTGGAGACGCCGCTTGCCCGCGAGATTTTGGCGGGCAACATTTGCGACGGACAGGACGTCACGGTGGATGTGAAAGATGAGGAGTTTATTTTTGGCTCCTACTAA
- a CDS encoding DUF370 domain-containing protein, protein MSRDCLINIGFGNYVLAGRIVGIVNPASSPMKRLREDARAEGRLVDATQGRKTRSILVTDSNHIFLSSIQSETISQRFAQEEGGKKEEKSKDGHEAVRQYSVQEEGADAT, encoded by the coding sequence ATGTCTCGTGATTGTCTCATAAATATAGGGTTCGGCAATTATGTGCTGGCCGGGCGGATAGTGGGTATCGTCAACCCCGCCTCGTCGCCCATGAAGCGTCTGCGCGAAGACGCGAGGGCCGAAGGGCGGCTTGTGGACGCAACACAGGGGCGCAAGACGCGATCCATTTTGGTGACGGATTCCAACCATATTTTTCTTTCTTCCATTCAGTCTGAAACCATCAGCCAGCGTTTTGCGCAGGAGGAGGGAGGAAAAAAAGAAGAAAAATCCAAAGACGGCCATGAGGCCGTTCGTCAGTATTCTGTCCAAGAAGAGGGCGCTGATGCAACGTGA
- a CDS encoding YicC/YloC family endoribonuclease: MLRSMTGFGRCLLEHADGTQQWEVKSVNSRYLEVRWRLPVTAHGLEPRLEKVTRRFVVRGRVDISLDLRSSSATTAPCFDAGLARAMLESLQRLAAERGESFIPDYNALFSVPQLWSGADDEPDEGVVSHLEEGLTLALEDWNEARALEGGALGADMLSRILRMEEWTGLIAERAPIIREERLDALRERLGEAFASSGRDMEDPRLLQEVVFLADRLDVSEELTRLGTHLERLRELLQNGGDVGRRLDFTLQECFREINTCGSKLPDIQLSRLVVDFKNELEKCREQVQNLE; the protein is encoded by the coding sequence ATGCTCCGCAGCATGACCGGTTTTGGCCGCTGTCTTTTGGAGCACGCCGATGGTACCCAGCAATGGGAAGTGAAAAGCGTCAACAGCCGCTATCTGGAAGTCAGGTGGCGGCTGCCTGTCACCGCGCACGGGCTGGAGCCGCGCCTGGAAAAAGTGACGCGGCGTTTTGTCGTTCGGGGCAGGGTGGACATCAGCCTTGATCTGCGATCCTCGTCAGCGACGACGGCACCCTGTTTTGACGCGGGGCTAGCCCGCGCCATGCTGGAAAGTCTGCAGCGGCTGGCTGCTGAACGCGGCGAAAGTTTCATCCCCGACTACAACGCACTTTTCTCTGTGCCGCAGTTGTGGAGCGGTGCGGATGACGAACCTGATGAGGGCGTTGTTTCCCATCTGGAAGAAGGCCTCACTCTGGCCCTGGAAGACTGGAATGAGGCCCGCGCCCTTGAAGGGGGCGCTCTTGGCGCGGACATGCTTTCACGCATACTGCGCATGGAAGAGTGGACAGGTTTGATAGCCGAGCGCGCACCGATTATCCGCGAAGAACGGCTGGACGCGCTACGTGAGCGGCTTGGCGAGGCCTTTGCGTCAAGCGGCCGGGATATGGAAGATCCCCGCCTGCTTCAGGAAGTGGTGTTTTTGGCTGACCGTCTGGACGTCAGTGAGGAACTGACGCGCCTTGGCACGCATCTGGAGCGGCTGCGCGAGTTGTTGCAAAACGGGGGGGATGTGGGGCGCCGACTGGACTTCACCCTGCAGGAGTGTTTTCGTGAAATCAACACATGCGGCAGCAAACTGCCTGACATACAGCTTTCACGGCTGGTGGTGGATTTTAAGAACGAACTGGAAAAGTGCCGCGAGCAGGTGCAGAATCTGGAATAA
- a CDS encoding FmdB family zinc ribbon protein gives MPMFDFICKVCGTAFEELVTNGAAFVCPQCGAGAVERQMSAPSPVKKGVFPYKPGPVRPLGAGLPACGAGGCGMRAGCGFSCGEQK, from the coding sequence ATGCCCATGTTTGATTTTATCTGCAAGGTCTGTGGGACCGCGTTTGAAGAACTTGTGACCAATGGCGCAGCTTTTGTCTGTCCGCAATGCGGCGCAGGCGCTGTGGAGCGTCAGATGAGCGCGCCAAGTCCGGTAAAAAAAGGAGTTTTTCCGTACAAGCCGGGCCCAGTGCGGCCGCTTGGCGCGGGCCTGCCCGCATGCGGCGCCGGCGGCTGCGGCATGCGGGCAGGCTGCGGCTTTTCCTGCGGGGAGCAGAAATAA